In Lathyrus oleraceus cultivar Zhongwan6 chromosome 2, CAAS_Psat_ZW6_1.0, whole genome shotgun sequence, the DNA window ATTCTTCCTTGTTTCCATATGTTCCAGATGGAACACACAAACATTTTGCACAACATAGGTTGCAGAATGTTAAACATGCCTTCTTATATTGAGTGTTTGAACAACGAACGTCACATGCAGCTTTACAATCTGAACAAAATTAAGATTTGAATTGTGATTAATAATAGTAAATGAATTGATTTACTTCACATCCCTCTCCTATAATTGcaacaatttttttaaaaaggaGATACTAGTTCTAAATAGTACCTTCAGCACGAAGTGACCCTTCCCCACCAGCCTATATACAGA includes these proteins:
- the LOC127118709 gene encoding gibberellin-regulated protein 12, yielding MSKLFCVALLLFVTAFLTKDVYAGGEGSLRAEDCKAACDVRCSNTQYKKACLTFCNLCCAKCLCVPSGTYGNKEECPCYNNWKTKEGGPKCP